A region of Anopheles merus strain MAF chromosome 2R, AmerM5.1, whole genome shotgun sequence DNA encodes the following proteins:
- the LOC121603452 gene encoding protein Mpv17, with protein sequence MSLSTLYKRALVRYPVLVQSVQSGLLMGAGDVIAQGFIERKDWQSFDGMRAFKFFGIGFCVGGPGLRKWYGVLDRHIGSKGGSKAVTTLKKVALDQIVFAPIFLGTLIGTIGLLQGHNLAEIRHKLRHEYGDILLTNYYIWPWVQLANFYLVPLNYQVLLVQSVAVFWNTYLSWKTNLGEAGPGKPGTVKSIAHEPLPAAGEESVAT encoded by the exons atgtcgCTCTCCACCCTGTACAAACGGGCCCTCGTTCGCTATCCCGTGCTGGTGCAGTCCGTCCAATCGGGGCTACTGATGGGGGCGGGCGACGTGATTGCGCAAGGATTCATCGAGCGCAAGGATTGGCAGTCGTTCGACGGTATGCGTGCCTTCAAGTTCTTCGGCATCGGATTTTGCGTCGGT GGTCCGGGATTGCGGAAATGGTACGGCGTGCTGGACCGGCACATTGGCAGCAAGGGTGGCAGCAAGGCGGTCACGACGCTGAAGAAGGTTGCCCTCGACCAGATCGTCTTTGCGCCCATCTTTCTCGGCACACTGATCGGCACGATCGGGCTGCTGCAGGGGCACAATCTGGCCGAGATTCGGCACAAGCTGCGCCACGAGTACGGTGACATTCTGCTGACGAACTACTACATCTGGCCGTGGGTGCAGCTGGCCAACTTTTATCTCGTCCCGCTCAACTACcaggtgctgctggtgcagtcGGTCGCGGTGTTCTGGAACACGTACCTGTCCTGGAAGACGAACCTGGGCGAAGCGGGACCAGGTAAGCCCGGTACGGTGAAATCGATCGCCCACGAGCCACTTCCGGCCGCCGGGGAGGAAAGTGTGGCAACGTAA